The following are from one region of the Treponema denticola genome:
- a CDS encoding sulfatase-like hydrolase/transferase, producing the protein MASLCCTHLGIPLTLPIGGNSYEYTEHFFNGAYGLGDLLKDNGYVLSFIMGVDAEFGGLRALLKTHGNFKIKDLNYYRQNGKVSRDYFVWWGIEDKKIIEYSKEKLIELSNYDKPFMFSVFLEDTHSTGGYMDEDCEKKYINQIHNVFACTSKRVANFLDWIKEQKFYDDTVIIILGDHLYMGGDLYIQNKSHYERHAYNVFINTEKETAFSKNRAFATFDFFPTIVEALGIEYNGGGLGIGRSLFSNKPTLLEQYGEK; encoded by the coding sequence ATGGCTTCTCTTTGTTGTACACATTTAGGCATTCCGCTTACGCTTCCCATAGGCGGAAATAGTTATGAATATACTGAGCATTTTTTTAATGGTGCGTATGGATTAGGAGATTTATTAAAAGATAACGGTTATGTATTGTCTTTTATTATGGGGGTTGATGCAGAATTTGGAGGTTTGCGAGCCTTATTAAAAACGCATGGTAATTTTAAGATAAAAGACTTAAATTATTATCGCCAAAACGGTAAAGTATCAAGAGATTATTTTGTGTGGTGGGGAATTGAAGATAAAAAAATAATTGAATATTCAAAAGAAAAGTTAATAGAGCTTAGTAATTATGATAAACCATTTATGTTTTCTGTATTCTTAGAAGATACTCATTCTACAGGAGGATATATGGATGAGGATTGTGAAAAAAAGTATATAAATCAGATTCATAATGTGTTTGCATGTACCTCAAAAAGAGTAGCAAATTTTCTCGACTGGATTAAAGAGCAAAAATTTTATGATGATACTGTTATAATTATTTTAGGCGATCATCTTTATATGGGCGGTGATTTATATATTCAAAACAAATCCCATTATGAGAGACATGCTTATAATGTATTCATAAATACCGAAAAAGAAACTGCTTTTAGTAAAAATAGAGCTTTTGCAACTTTTGATTTTTTTCCTACAATAGTTGAAGCTTTGGGAATTGAATATAATGGGGGCGGTTTAGGAATTGGAAGGTCTTTGTTTTCAAATAAACCTACTTTACTTGAACAATATGGTGAAAAATAG
- a CDS encoding ABC transporter permease, with the protein MTITKTEETWDLIIEPKRKLLDIPIREVIRYRDLIALFIKRDFVTQYKQTILGPLWFIINPLISTVMYAFVFGNLAKLSTDGVPHILFYYAGTMLWSFFAGCFTDATNIFVNNASLFGKVYFPRLTVPISNIASNVTRILVQFLCLMGFFVYYVVTSDVLRPSLLALLFPLILIWIASVATGMGMVISALTTKYKDLRLLVNFALNLAMYATAVVYPVSQIPQRFHWVLYANPMNAPIELFRVLFYGAGGIPMQAIISSILLTFFFLFLGLIMFNQNERNFIDVV; encoded by the coding sequence ATGACTATAACAAAGACGGAAGAAACTTGGGATTTAATTATAGAACCAAAGCGTAAGCTTTTGGATATACCCATCCGCGAAGTAATAAGATATAGGGATCTGATTGCTCTTTTTATAAAGAGAGATTTTGTTACACAGTATAAGCAGACAATTTTGGGGCCATTGTGGTTTATTATAAATCCGCTTATCTCGACTGTAATGTATGCTTTCGTATTCGGTAATCTGGCAAAATTAAGTACTGACGGTGTTCCTCATATTTTATTTTATTATGCAGGCACAATGCTATGGTCTTTTTTTGCAGGCTGTTTTACCGATGCTACAAATATCTTTGTAAATAATGCATCTTTATTTGGAAAGGTTTATTTTCCTCGTCTGACTGTTCCTATAAGTAATATTGCGAGTAATGTTACGAGAATATTGGTTCAATTTTTGTGTTTGATGGGATTTTTTGTTTATTATGTAGTAACTTCAGATGTTTTAAGACCTTCTTTGTTAGCTCTTCTTTTTCCTCTTATTTTGATTTGGATTGCATCTGTTGCAACAGGAATGGGAATGGTTATTTCGGCTTTAACAACTAAGTATAAAGATTTAAGACTCCTCGTAAATTTTGCCTTAAATCTTGCAATGTATGCCACTGCTGTAGTTTATCCTGTATCTCAAATTCCTCAAAGGTTCCATTGGGTCTTATATGCTAACCCCATGAATGCTCCTATTGAACTTTTTCGGGTTTTGTTTTATGGGGCAGGCGGGATTCCAATGCAAGCAATTATTTCGAGTATTTTGCTGACCTTCTTCTTTTTATTTTTAGGGCTTATTATGTTTAATCAAAATGAGCGTAACTTTATTGATGTGGTGTAG
- a CDS encoding ABC transporter ATP-binding protein: MSNTVIKIEHLSKMYQLGVINNGALFRDIQSWWALKCGKEDPHSQIGEDKYLGSDTEFWALKDLTFDIKQGDRVGIIGKNGAGKSTLLKVLSRITTPTEGSVKIKGKVSSLLEVGTGFHGELTGRENIYLNGAILGMKKREIDRNLDEIIDFSGIEKHIDTPVKRYSSGMYVRLAFAVAAHLDSDILIADEVLAVGDAEFQKKAIGKMSELSTGQGRTVLFVSHNMAAVKSLCNQGVLLEKGKIKQAGKLDDVIDSYVSLSSFSTYIDMRNYKPNFSDNTIAVTAFYIPDYKKKDKLFYNKNEKIIFNIDIISTEKKRIVLAVSIANQSGILVCVRHDEPYYEIEAHKKYTISAEIENIFLSGRYTVHFGVNEDTETIWWGTDVCIFEVYHDNPKRLSGFFELKSSFSCIEA, from the coding sequence ATGTCAAATACTGTAATAAAGATAGAGCATCTCTCAAAAATGTACCAGCTTGGGGTTATCAATAATGGAGCTCTTTTTAGAGACATTCAAAGCTGGTGGGCGTTAAAGTGCGGAAAAGAAGATCCTCATTCACAGATTGGTGAAGATAAATATCTAGGTTCCGATACCGAGTTTTGGGCTTTAAAAGACTTAACTTTTGATATTAAGCAAGGGGACAGGGTTGGTATAATCGGTAAGAACGGAGCCGGTAAATCGACTCTTTTAAAAGTTCTTTCCCGTATAACTACTCCTACTGAAGGTTCTGTAAAGATAAAGGGAAAGGTTTCAAGCCTTTTGGAAGTAGGTACGGGGTTTCACGGTGAACTTACAGGACGAGAAAATATTTATTTAAATGGAGCAATCCTCGGTATGAAAAAACGGGAGATTGACCGTAACCTTGATGAGATTATAGACTTTTCCGGTATTGAGAAGCACATTGATACGCCTGTAAAACGGTATTCAAGCGGGATGTATGTTCGCCTTGCCTTTGCGGTTGCCGCTCATCTGGATAGCGATATACTAATAGCCGATGAGGTGCTGGCGGTCGGAGATGCGGAATTTCAAAAGAAGGCTATTGGAAAGATGAGCGAACTTTCGACAGGGCAGGGGAGGACGGTTCTTTTTGTCAGCCATAATATGGCAGCGGTAAAGAGTTTGTGTAATCAGGGTGTGTTATTGGAAAAAGGTAAAATAAAACAAGCCGGAAAACTTGATGATGTAATTGACTCATATGTTTCTTTATCTTCATTTTCTACATATATAGATATGCGGAACTATAAGCCTAATTTTTCAGATAATACTATTGCAGTGACGGCATTTTATATTCCCGATTATAAGAAAAAAGATAAATTATTTTATAATAAAAATGAAAAAATAATATTTAATATCGACATTATTTCAACTGAAAAAAAACGAATTGTTTTGGCTGTTTCTATTGCCAATCAGTCAGGGATTTTGGTATGTGTTAGACATGATGAACCGTATTATGAAATTGAAGCTCATAAAAAATACACAATATCAGCTGAAATAGAAAATATATTTTTATCGGGACGTTATACTGTTCACTTTGGAGTAAATGAAGATACTGAGACTATATGGTGGGGGACAGATGTATGTATATTTGAAGTATATCACGATAATCCGAAAAGGTTGTCCGGTTTTTTTGAACTAAAATCTTCTTTTTCATGTATTGAGGCTTAA
- a CDS encoding capsular polysaccharide export protein, LipB/KpsS family, which produces MQSVIINGFENGIAEKLITNNPFSKCFYIGEKELSYLADEDTLVYDCYALPLGHYPDDFFETEPLDEPTIKKFSECETVVLKMFERNDFWFDASYNQRKEWYLMHLRYWHYIVHTYNVVCYIGSNFAHEVYDYIIAEIIKEKGGYLFFFTQLSFMDRFILETDFYNCTRLKKYLNTQKNDVKIEKNVREYIDSIRYATPADFKIPFYMKIVANRGIVKNQHKIIKVYNKKYVKEADYTKKFIYVALHYQPEMTTCPMAGEYVNQDLIIDLLDFYLPKDIYIYVKEHPKQTVVCRSEKFYEKFYQRNRIQFINTNENSMHLVDNALFVVTCTGTVGYEALFRSKPVIIFGSSFYQFAPGCFAVKSKKELQNALSIILSGYTVNENDVDQFFNRIYNFSYFGCVDSYWINQIDITAENNCNIIFSIVQKEIFSNFI; this is translated from the coding sequence ATGCAAAGTGTAATCATTAACGGATTTGAAAATGGTATTGCCGAAAAATTAATAACAAATAATCCCTTTTCCAAATGTTTTTATATAGGAGAAAAAGAGTTATCCTATCTTGCAGATGAAGATACTCTTGTCTATGATTGTTATGCTTTGCCTTTGGGGCACTATCCAGATGATTTTTTTGAAACGGAACCTCTGGACGAACCTACAATAAAAAAATTCAGCGAATGCGAAACAGTTGTTTTAAAGATGTTTGAACGTAATGATTTTTGGTTTGATGCGTCCTACAATCAGAGAAAAGAATGGTATTTAATGCATTTACGTTATTGGCATTATATTGTTCACACTTACAATGTTGTTTGTTATATCGGCTCAAATTTTGCACACGAAGTTTATGATTATATCATCGCAGAAATTATAAAAGAAAAAGGCGGGTACTTATTTTTCTTTACACAATTATCATTTATGGATCGATTTATCTTAGAGACGGATTTTTATAATTGTACAAGATTGAAGAAATATCTCAATACTCAAAAAAATGACGTAAAGATAGAAAAGAATGTAAGGGAATATATCGATTCCATACGTTACGCAACTCCAGCTGATTTCAAAATACCATTTTATATGAAAATTGTTGCAAATAGAGGTATAGTTAAAAATCAGCATAAAATTATTAAAGTTTACAATAAAAAATATGTTAAAGAAGCAGACTATACAAAGAAATTTATTTATGTAGCGTTGCATTATCAACCTGAAATGACCACTTGCCCAATGGCAGGTGAATATGTGAATCAAGATTTAATTATAGACCTTTTGGATTTTTATCTGCCAAAAGATATATATATATACGTTAAAGAACATCCTAAACAAACAGTTGTTTGTAGATCGGAAAAATTTTATGAAAAATTTTATCAGAGGAACCGGATACAATTTATTAACACAAATGAAAATTCAATGCACCTTGTAGACAATGCACTTTTTGTTGTTACATGTACGGGAACCGTCGGCTATGAAGCTTTATTCAGAAGTAAACCCGTAATTATCTTCGGCAGCTCCTTTTATCAGTTTGCTCCAGGGTGTTTTGCCGTAAAATCAAAAAAAGAATTACAAAATGCATTAAGCATAATATTAAGCGGATATACCGTTAATGAAAATGATGTAGACCAATTTTTTAATAGAATATATAATTTTTCATATTTTGGTTGTGTAGATAGCTATTGGATAAATCAAATTGATATTACAGCGGAAAATAATTGTAATATTATTTTCAGTATAGTACAGAAGGAAATATTTTCAAATTTTATTTAA